The following proteins come from a genomic window of bacterium:
- a CDS encoding zinc ribbon domain-containing protein gives MPIYEYKCEDCGKVTEFFQQSWKQKEAPVCPDCGSRHLSRLISTPGIVGVSESPKGATCCGRAERCDTPPCSDDGVCRRD, from the coding sequence GTGCCTATATACGAATATAAGTGTGAAGATTGTGGTAAAGTAACCGAGTTTTTTCAGCAATCGTGGAAGCAAAAAGAAGCTCCGGTATGCCCAGATTGTGGTAGCCGTCATCTTAGCCGATTAATTTCAACTCCCGGAATTGTTGGTGTAAGTGAGTCTCCTAAAGGGGCTACCTGTTGTGGGAGGGCAGAACGATGTGATACTCCACCCTGTTCGGATGACGGTGTTTGCAGAAGAGATTAA
- a CDS encoding zinc ribbon domain-containing protein, translating into MPVYSYKCKKCGKEFDLLVGVGKGDEELKCQKCGSKNLERLLSPCGVRVGSLSSSSSDIPSCPTCQLPPK; encoded by the coding sequence ATGCCAGTATATTCTTATAAATGCAAGAAGTGTGGAAAAGAGTTTGATTTATTAGTAGGAGTAGGAAAGGGGGATGAAGAACTGAAATGCCAAAAGTGCGGGAGTAAAAATTTAGAGAGATTACTTTCTCCATGTGGAGTAAGGGTAGGAAGTTTATCCAGCTCATCCAGTGATATTCCAAGCTGTCCAACTTGTCAGCTACCTCCCAAATAA
- a CDS encoding MBL fold metallo-hydrolase yields the protein MNIIVVFDNYLYNVGIYCDTPLQTEWGFSCLIEGMEKTILFDTGASGDILLSNMDRLGIAPENVDVVFISHDHWDHTGGLNAVVNRNPKWRVIQPTEFSKKSKLCKGVWSTGAIGTWIKEQSLVLESKKGLVVITGCAHPGIVDILKKVIETFKQEIYLAMGGFHLAGWSDRELKGIIYNFKELSVKKVAPSHCSGERTVELFQQEYGQNFVKLGVGSKLEVKNGS from the coding sequence ATGAATATTATAGTTGTTTTTGATAACTATCTTTATAATGTGGGGATATATTGCGACACACCACTACAAACAGAATGGGGGTTTTCGTGTTTAATTGAGGGAATGGAGAAAACTATTCTCTTTGATACAGGAGCTTCGGGCGATATTCTGCTATCAAATATGGATAGACTTGGAATAGCACCAGAAAATGTGGATGTAGTGTTTATTTCACATGACCATTGGGACCATACAGGTGGACTTAATGCTGTAGTAAATAGGAATCCAAAGTGGAGAGTTATTCAGCCAACTGAGTTTTCAAAAAAATCTAAACTTTGCAAAGGAGTATGGTCAACTGGTGCAATAGGAACATGGATAAAGGAGCAAAGCTTAGTTTTAGAGAGTAAAAAAGGATTAGTAGTAATTACAGGATGTGCACATCCTGGGATTGTTGATATTCTCAAGAAAGTAATAGAAACATTTAAGCAAGAGATATACTTAGCCATGGGAGGTTTTCATCTTGCTGGCTGGTCTGATAGAGAACTAAAGGGAATAATATACAATTTTAAAGAATTAAGTGTTAAAAAAGTAGCCCCATCGCATTGCAGTGGTGAAAGGACCGTAGAATTATTCCAGCAAGAGTATGGACAAAATTTTGTAAAACTTGGTGTAGGCAGTAAATTGGAGGTAAAAAATGGAAGTTAA
- the trxA gene encoding thioredoxin, with product MEVKLNDTNFEDEVLKSNLPVLVDFWASWCMPCFMVAPVVEEIAKEYEGRLKVCKLNVDEGPRTASKYGIMSIPTLAIFKGGKVVDTVVGAIPKPYLEEKLKPHL from the coding sequence ATGGAAGTTAAATTAAATGATACAAATTTTGAGGATGAGGTTCTTAAGTCTAATCTCCCAGTATTAGTTGATTTCTGGGCATCCTGGTGTATGCCTTGTTTTATGGTTGCACCAGTAGTTGAAGAGATAGCTAAAGAATATGAAGGAAGGCTTAAGGTGTGTAAGTTGAATGTGGATGAGGGACCAAGGACAGCAAGCAAATATGGGATTATGAGCATCCCTACATTAGCTATTTTTAAAGGCGGTAAGGTTGTAGATACAGTTGTAGGAGCAATACCTAAACCTTATCTTGAAGAAAAACTAAAACCTCATCTTTAA